The following proteins are co-located in the Pseudomonas fluorescens genome:
- the olsB gene encoding L-ornithine N(alpha)-acyltransferase: protein MTQIARISDTGNERRLQAERLIGAQALQEAQALRFNVFSGEFNAKLKGAELGLDMDDYDVHCSHIGVRDLNSGRLVATTRLLDHQAASTLGRFYSEEEFSLHGLRHLQGPILEIGRTCVDPAYRNGGTIAVLWGELAEVLNQGGYSYLMGCASIPMHDGGIQAHAIMQRLRERYLCNEHLRAEPKKPLPALDLPTNVIAEMPPLLKAYMRLGAKICGEPCWDEDFQVADVFILLKRDELCPRYARHFKAAM from the coding sequence ATGACTCAGATCGCCCGCATCAGCGACACCGGCAATGAACGCCGTCTGCAAGCCGAACGCCTGATTGGCGCACAGGCTTTGCAGGAAGCCCAGGCCCTGCGGTTCAACGTGTTCAGCGGCGAGTTCAACGCCAAGCTGAAAGGCGCGGAACTGGGTCTGGACATGGATGACTATGATGTTCACTGCAGCCACATTGGCGTGCGTGACTTGAACAGCGGTCGATTGGTGGCCACCACCCGTTTACTCGATCACCAGGCTGCCAGCACCTTGGGCCGGTTCTACAGCGAAGAAGAATTCAGCCTGCATGGCTTGCGGCACCTGCAAGGGCCGATCCTGGAAATCGGCCGCACCTGCGTCGACCCGGCCTACCGCAATGGCGGCACCATTGCGGTGTTGTGGGGCGAGTTGGCGGAAGTCTTGAATCAGGGCGGCTACAGCTATTTGATGGGCTGCGCGAGCATCCCGATGCACGACGGCGGCATCCAGGCCCACGCGATCATGCAGCGCCTGCGCGAACGCTACCTGTGCAACGAACACTTGCGCGCCGAGCCGAAAAAACCACTGCCGGCGCTGGACCTGCCGACCAACGTGATCGCGGAAATGCCGCCGCTGCTCAAGGCCTATATGCGCCTGGGTGCGAAGATCTGCGGCGAGCCGTGCTGGGATGAAGATTTCCAGGTGGCCGACGTGTTCATCCTGCTCAAGCGCGATGAGTTGTGCCCGCGTTACGCACGCCACTTCAAGGCGGCCATGTAA
- a CDS encoding alkene reductase, which produces MTTIFDPIKLGDLELSNRIIMAPLTRCRADAGRVPNALMAEYYVQRASAGLILSEATSVTPLGVGYPDTPGIWSNDQVRGWANVTKAVHGAGGKIVLQLWHVGRISHASYLNGETPVAPSAIQPKGHVSLVRPLADYPTPRALETAEIADIVDAYRVGAENAKAAGFDGVEIHGANGYLLDQFLQSSTNKRTDNYGGSLENRARLLLEVTDAAIEVWGAGRVGVHLAPRADSHDMGDDNLAETFTYVASELGKRGIAFICSREKEAGDSLGPQLKKAFGGAYIANERFTKDSANAWLASGKADAVAFGVPFIANPDLPARLKADAPLNEAHPETFYAKGPVGYIDYPTLAI; this is translated from the coding sequence ATGACGACTATTTTCGATCCGATCAAACTGGGCGACCTGGAACTGTCGAACCGCATCATCATGGCACCGCTGACCCGCTGCCGCGCCGATGCCGGTCGCGTACCCAACGCGCTGATGGCCGAGTATTACGTGCAACGCGCTTCCGCCGGGCTGATCCTCAGCGAAGCCACGTCCGTGACGCCGCTGGGCGTGGGCTACCCGGACACGCCGGGCATCTGGTCCAACGACCAAGTGCGCGGCTGGGCCAATGTGACCAAGGCCGTGCATGGCGCGGGTGGCAAGATTGTCCTGCAACTGTGGCACGTTGGCCGGATCTCCCACGCGTCCTACCTGAACGGCGAAACCCCGGTGGCACCGAGCGCCATCCAGCCAAAAGGTCACGTGAGCCTGGTGCGCCCATTGGCCGACTACCCAACCCCACGCGCCCTGGAAACCGCTGAAATCGCCGACATCGTCGACGCTTACCGCGTCGGTGCCGAAAACGCCAAGGCTGCAGGTTTTGACGGCGTGGAGATCCACGGCGCCAACGGTTACCTGCTCGACCAGTTCCTGCAGAGCAGCACCAACAAACGTACCGACAACTACGGTGGTTCCCTGGAAAACCGTGCGCGCCTGCTGCTGGAAGTGACCGACGCGGCCATCGAAGTCTGGGGCGCCGGCCGTGTGGGTGTGCACCTGGCACCGCGCGCCGACTCCCATGACATGGGCGACGACAACCTGGCCGAAACCTTCACCTACGTTGCCAGCGAACTGGGCAAGCGGGGTATCGCGTTCATTTGCTCGCGTGAAAAAGAAGCCGGCGACAGCCTCGGCCCACAACTGAAAAAAGCTTTCGGCGGCGCTTACATTGCCAACGAACGCTTCACCAAAGACAGCGCCAATGCCTGGCTGGCTTCCGGCAAGGCTGATGCGGTGGCCTTCGGCGTACCGTTCATTGCCAACCCGGACCTGCCGGCGCGCCTGAAGGCCGATGCGCCATTAAATGAAGCGCACCCGGAAACCTTCTACGCCAAGGGCCCGGTCGGCTACATCGACTACCCGACACTGGCAATTTGA
- a CDS encoding acyl carrier protein phosphodiesterase: MNYLAHLHLGGQLPAQLLGSLYGDFVKGRLQGQFSPQIESAIQLHRSIDRFTDSHPLVGAALSRFSLTRKRYAGIVLDVFFDHCLARDWALYAEQPLEHFTSQVYRVLAAEPQLPGRLAQIAPHMAADDWLGSYREFAVMEQVLRGISRRLTQPEELGHAMQELRVLYEPLSEDFRVFYPELQKFAQAQLMSGI; this comes from the coding sequence ATGAATTATCTCGCACATCTGCACCTGGGCGGCCAACTTCCTGCACAACTGCTGGGCAGCCTCTATGGTGATTTCGTCAAAGGCCGGCTGCAGGGGCAGTTCAGCCCGCAAATTGAGTCGGCGATTCAGTTGCATCGCTCCATTGACCGTTTCACCGACAGCCACCCGCTGGTAGGCGCGGCGTTGTCACGCTTCAGCCTGACCCGCAAGCGCTACGCCGGGATCGTCCTCGATGTGTTTTTCGACCACTGCCTGGCGCGGGATTGGGCGCTGTATGCCGAGCAGCCTCTTGAGCACTTCACGTCACAGGTGTACCGCGTACTCGCCGCCGAGCCCCAGTTGCCGGGGCGGCTGGCGCAGATTGCACCGCATATGGCAGCGGATGATTGGCTGGGCTCATACCGAGAGTTCGCGGTAATGGAGCAAGTGTTGCGGGGGATCTCGCGGCGGTTGACCCAGCCCGAGGAGTTGGGCCATGCGATGCAGGAGTTGCGGGTGCTGTATGAGCCGTTGAGCGAAGACTTCCGGGTGTTCTACCCCGAATTGCAGAAATTCGCACAAGCCCAACTGATGAGTGGGATCTAA
- a CDS encoding efflux RND transporter permease subunit, translating to MSKFFIDRPIFAWVIALVIMLVGALSIMKLPINQYPAIAPTAIDIQVTYPGASAQTVQDTVVQVIEQQLNGIDNLRYVSSDSNSDGSMTITVTFNQGTNPDIAQVQVQNKLNLATPLLPQEVQQQGIRVTKSVKNFLMVIGLVSEDGSMTKDDLSNYIVSNIQDPISRTAGVGDFQVFGSQYAMRIWLDPGKLNNYQLTPVDVSTAISAQNVQVATGQLGGLPALPGTQLNATIIGKTRLQTAEQFGNILMKVNTDGSQVRLKDVARIELGGQNYSIAAQFNGKPASGMAIKLASGANALDTGKAIRATVASLEPFFPPGMKAVVPYDTTPVVTESISGVVDTLVEAIVLVFLVMFLFLQNFRATIITTMTVPVVLLGTFGILAAFGFTINTLTMFGMILAIGLLVDDAIVVVENVERVMAEEHLSPKEATVKSMGQIQGALVGIALVLSAVLLPMAFFGGSTGVIYKQFSITIVSAMALSVLVALIFTPALCATMLKPIDPEKHGQPKRGFFGWFNRTFDRGVLSYERGVGNMIKHKIPAFLVYALIIAGMIWLFMRIPAAFLPDEDQGVIFAQVQTPVGSTAERTQKVIDDMRTFLLNDKEGEPGEGKGVKSVFTVNGFNFAGRGQSSGLAFVMLKPWGERDASTSVFEIAKRAQGYFMQTFKDAMVFAIVPPSVLELGNATGFDVFLQDQGGVGHDKLMAARNQFLGMAAQSKILAGVRPNGVNDEPQYELTVDDEKASAQGITLSNINQTLAIALGGSYVNDFIDRGRVKKVYVQGDAASRMSPEDLNKWYVRSDSGKMVPLSAIASGKWIYGSPKLSRYNGVAAMEILGTPAPGYSTGDAMAEVERIAKQLPAGVGYAWTGLSYEERLSGSQAPALYALSLLVVFLCLAALYESWSIPIAVILVVPLGVVGALMATSMRGLSNDVFFQVGLLVTVGLAAKNAILIVEFAKELHEQGKGIVEAAIEASRMRLRPIIMTSMAFVLGVLPLAISSGAGSGSQHAIGTGVIGGMITATVLAIFWVPLFFATVSAAGERKKTVTTETPKEAGQ from the coding sequence ATGTCGAAATTTTTTATCGACCGCCCCATTTTCGCCTGGGTTATTGCCCTGGTGATCATGCTGGTCGGGGCACTTTCGATCATGAAGTTGCCCATCAACCAATACCCGGCCATCGCGCCGACCGCCATCGACATCCAGGTGACCTACCCAGGCGCGTCCGCACAAACCGTGCAGGACACCGTGGTGCAGGTCATCGAGCAACAGCTCAACGGTATCGACAACCTGCGTTATGTTTCCTCGGACAGTAACTCCGACGGCAGCATGACCATCACCGTGACGTTCAACCAGGGTACCAACCCGGATATCGCCCAGGTTCAGGTGCAGAACAAGCTGAACCTGGCCACCCCGCTGCTGCCGCAAGAAGTGCAGCAACAGGGTATCCGCGTGACCAAGTCGGTGAAGAACTTCCTGATGGTGATCGGTCTGGTGTCGGAAGACGGCAGCATGACCAAGGACGACCTGTCCAACTACATCGTGTCGAACATCCAGGACCCGATTTCGCGGACTGCGGGTGTCGGTGACTTCCAGGTGTTCGGTTCGCAGTACGCGATGCGTATCTGGCTGGACCCGGGCAAGCTGAACAACTACCAGCTCACGCCGGTGGATGTCAGCACGGCGATTTCCGCACAGAACGTACAGGTGGCCACCGGCCAACTGGGCGGCCTGCCTGCCCTGCCCGGCACCCAGTTGAACGCCACGATCATCGGCAAGACCCGCCTGCAGACGGCCGAGCAGTTCGGCAATATCCTGATGAAGGTCAATACCGACGGTTCACAGGTACGCCTGAAGGATGTCGCCCGTATTGAGCTCGGTGGCCAGAACTACAGCATTGCTGCGCAGTTCAACGGCAAGCCGGCTTCCGGTATGGCGATCAAGCTGGCGTCGGGCGCCAACGCCCTGGACACCGGCAAGGCGATCCGCGCCACCGTCGCGTCGCTCGAACCGTTCTTCCCGCCTGGCATGAAGGCGGTGGTGCCGTATGACACCACTCCAGTCGTAACCGAATCGATCTCCGGTGTTGTCGACACTCTGGTCGAAGCGATCGTGCTGGTGTTCCTGGTGATGTTCCTGTTCCTGCAGAACTTCCGCGCGACCATCATCACCACCATGACCGTACCGGTGGTGTTGCTGGGTACCTTCGGGATCCTGGCTGCGTTCGGCTTCACCATCAACACCCTGACCATGTTCGGCATGATCCTGGCCATCGGCTTGCTGGTGGATGACGCCATCGTCGTGGTGGAAAACGTCGAGCGGGTGATGGCCGAGGAGCACCTGTCGCCCAAGGAGGCGACGGTCAAGTCCATGGGCCAGATCCAGGGTGCCCTGGTGGGTATTGCCCTGGTACTGTCGGCGGTGCTGTTGCCGATGGCGTTCTTCGGTGGTTCCACCGGTGTGATTTACAAACAGTTCTCCATCACCATCGTTTCGGCCATGGCGTTGTCGGTACTGGTTGCGCTGATCTTCACCCCGGCCTTGTGCGCCACCATGCTCAAGCCGATCGACCCGGAAAAACACGGCCAACCCAAGCGTGGTTTCTTCGGCTGGTTCAACCGCACCTTCGACCGTGGCGTCCTGAGCTACGAGCGCGGCGTGGGTAACATGATCAAGCACAAGATCCCGGCGTTCCTGGTGTACGCACTGATCATCGCCGGCATGATCTGGCTGTTCATGCGCATCCCTGCGGCGTTCCTGCCCGATGAAGACCAGGGCGTAATCTTTGCCCAGGTGCAGACGCCGGTCGGTTCTACGGCTGAACGTACGCAAAAAGTCATCGACGACATGCGTACATTCCTGCTCAACGACAAGGAAGGCGAGCCAGGCGAAGGCAAAGGCGTGAAATCGGTGTTTACCGTAAACGGCTTCAACTTCGCCGGTCGCGGCCAAAGTTCGGGCCTGGCCTTTGTGATGCTCAAACCGTGGGGCGAGCGTGACGCTTCCACCTCGGTGTTCGAGATCGCCAAGCGCGCCCAGGGTTACTTCATGCAGACATTCAAGGACGCCATGGTATTTGCCATCGTTCCGCCGTCTGTACTGGAGCTGGGTAACGCCACCGGCTTCGACGTGTTCCTGCAAGACCAGGGCGGTGTCGGCCACGATAAACTGATGGCGGCGCGTAACCAGTTCCTGGGTATGGCAGCACAAAGCAAGATTCTGGCAGGTGTGCGCCCCAACGGCGTGAACGATGAGCCGCAGTACGAGCTCACCGTCGACGACGAGAAGGCCAGTGCCCAAGGCATCACCCTGTCGAATATCAACCAGACCCTGGCGATCGCCCTGGGTGGCAGCTACGTCAACGACTTCATCGACCGTGGTCGGGTGAAGAAGGTGTACGTGCAAGGTGACGCCGCCAGCCGCATGTCGCCTGAAGACCTGAACAAATGGTACGTGCGCAGCGACTCCGGGAAGATGGTGCCGTTGTCCGCCATCGCGTCGGGCAAGTGGATCTACGGTTCGCCGAAACTCTCGCGCTACAACGGTGTTGCGGCGATGGAAATCCTCGGCACCCCGGCGCCGGGCTACAGTACCGGTGACGCCATGGCCGAAGTCGAGCGTATCGCCAAGCAACTGCCGGCAGGTGTTGGCTATGCGTGGACCGGCCTGTCGTATGAAGAACGTCTGTCCGGCTCCCAGGCACCTGCGCTGTACGCCTTGTCGCTGCTGGTGGTGTTCCTCTGCCTCGCGGCACTGTACGAAAGTTGGTCGATCCCGATTGCGGTGATCCTGGTAGTGCCCCTCGGGGTTGTGGGTGCGTTGATGGCGACCAGCATGCGCGGGTTGTCCAACGACGTGTTCTTCCAGGTGGGCCTGTTGGTGACGGTGGGCCTGGCGGCGAAAAACGCCATCCTGATCGTGGAGTTTGCCAAGGAGCTTCACGAACAAGGCAAAGGCATCGTCGAGGCGGCCATCGAGGCGTCCCGCATGCGTCTGCGGCCGATCATCATGACCTCCATGGCGTTCGTCCTCGGCGTATTGCCACTGGCGATCTCCAGCGGCGCAGGCTCAGGCAGCCAGCATGCAATCGGTACCGGCGTAATTGGCGGTATGATCACCGCCACCGTCCTGGCGATCTTCTGGGTCCCACTGTTCTTCGCGACCGTATCGGCCGCGGGCGAACGTAAAAAGACGGTTACTACTGAAACTCCTAAAGAGGCTGGCCAATGA
- a CDS encoding TetR family transcriptional regulator, with protein MVRRTKEEAQETRSQILQAAEQAFYERGVARTTLADIAALAGVTRGAIYWHFSNKSDLLQALLDTLHEPLDELARASESEDEVDPLGCMRKLLIHLFHQVALDPKTRRINEILFHKCEFTDEMCDMRRQRQTHSLECNLRIGLTLRNAIHRGQLPENLDTTRGAVCIHAYINGIIGQWLLVPDSFQLHQQAERWVDAGLDMLRLSPSLRN; from the coding sequence ATGGTTCGTCGCACCAAAGAGGAAGCTCAGGAAACGCGCAGCCAGATTCTCCAGGCCGCCGAGCAAGCCTTTTATGAGCGCGGCGTCGCGCGGACTACGTTGGCGGACATCGCCGCGTTGGCCGGGGTGACGCGCGGGGCTATCTATTGGCATTTCAGTAACAAGTCCGATTTGCTGCAGGCACTGCTCGACACCCTGCACGAACCGTTGGACGAGTTGGCGCGGGCCAGTGAAAGCGAGGATGAAGTCGACCCGCTTGGCTGCATGCGCAAGCTGTTGATTCATTTGTTTCATCAGGTGGCTCTGGACCCGAAAACCCGGCGCATCAACGAAATTTTGTTTCATAAGTGCGAGTTCACCGATGAAATGTGTGACATGCGTCGCCAGCGCCAGACCCATAGCCTGGAATGCAACCTGCGTATTGGCCTGACCTTGCGTAACGCGATCCATCGCGGGCAACTTCCGGAAAATCTCGACACCACCCGTGGGGCGGTGTGCATACATGCCTATATCAACGGGATCATTGGCCAGTGGCTTCTGGTGCCCGACAGTTTTCAACTGCATCAGCAGGCTGAACGCTGGGTTGATGCGGGGCTGGACATGCTGCGCCTGAGCCCCAGCCTGCGCAATTAA
- a CDS encoding serine hydrolase domain-containing protein, translating into MVRGLLCVALLLVTVTAHAETWPDKAWAKGTPLDGAAVDALNAYAFPTRDDATRQGIRTDALLVIRDGVIIYERYAAPTTADTPHLTWSVSKSLMATVLGVAYGEHRFKLSDPAARFYPPMKQHPKVTLADLLHWASGLDWQEDYEYAPLKSSVVAMLYTRGRADMAEFAADTEAAAAPGQAFRYSSGDSAILSATLKGMLGHKAYVDYPWEALFKPLGIHNATWETDADETFVASSYAYLTARDLARVGLLMARDGRWGEQQLLPKEWVAFNRQPFDKYQPGQDEAVPGGQWWLNREVQGARRPWPDAPADTFAALGHWGQALFVMPDEHLVIVRYGDDRDGSYRHNELLKRVLAAVQP; encoded by the coding sequence ATGGTCCGAGGCCTGTTGTGTGTTGCCCTGCTGTTAGTCACCGTCACCGCCCACGCCGAAACCTGGCCTGACAAGGCGTGGGCCAAGGGCACACCGCTCGACGGTGCCGCTGTTGACGCCCTCAATGCCTACGCTTTTCCAACCCGTGACGACGCCACCCGCCAGGGCATCCGCACCGACGCGCTGCTGGTGATCCGCGATGGCGTGATCATCTACGAACGCTACGCCGCACCCACCACCGCCGACACGCCGCACCTGACCTGGTCGGTGAGCAAAAGCCTGATGGCCACCGTGCTCGGCGTGGCCTACGGCGAACACCGCTTCAAACTCAGCGACCCGGCGGCGCGCTTCTACCCACCGATGAAACAACACCCCAAGGTGACCCTGGCCGACCTGCTGCACTGGGCCTCGGGCCTGGACTGGCAGGAAGACTATGAATACGCCCCGCTGAAATCCTCGGTGGTGGCGATGCTCTACACCCGTGGCCGCGCCGACATGGCCGAGTTCGCCGCCGATACCGAGGCCGCCGCAGCACCGGGCCAGGCCTTCCGATATTCCAGCGGTGACAGCGCTATTTTGTCCGCCACCCTCAAAGGCATGCTCGGCCACAAGGCCTATGTGGATTACCCGTGGGAGGCGCTGTTCAAGCCGCTGGGCATTCATAACGCCACCTGGGAAACCGACGCCGACGAAACCTTTGTCGCCTCGTCCTACGCCTACCTCACCGCACGCGACCTGGCCCGCGTCGGCCTGCTGATGGCGCGCGACGGTCGTTGGGGGGAGCAGCAATTGCTGCCCAAAGAGTGGGTCGCTTTCAACCGCCAACCCTTCGACAAATACCAGCCAGGCCAGGACGAAGCCGTCCCCGGCGGCCAATGGTGGCTCAACCGCGAAGTGCAGGGCGCCCGCCGACCTTGGCCCGATGCGCCGGCCGACACGTTCGCCGCTCTCGGCCACTGGGGCCAGGCGTTGTTTGTGATGCCGGATGAACACCTGGTGATCGTGCGCTACGGCGATGACCGCGATGGCAGCTACCGCCACAACGAGTTGCTCAAACGCGTGCTGGCGGCGGTGCAGCCATGA
- a CDS encoding efflux RND transporter periplasmic adaptor subunit yields MQLKPAVTALVTAVALASLLSGCKKEEAAPPAQTPQVGVVTIQPQAFTLTTELPGRTTAYRIAEVRPQVNGIILKRLFKEGGDVKEGQQLYQIDPSVYEATLKSAQASLTQTKSITDRYKQLVDEQAVSRQEYDTAVANRMTSEANVQTAQINVRYTKVFAPISGRIGRSSVTEGALVSNGQADAMAVIQQLDPIYVDVTQSSAEMLKLRRDLASGQLEKSGENAAKVKLTLEDGTAYGQDGKLEFSEVSVDQTTGSVTLRAVFPNPDHTLLPGMFVHAQLQAGVNSKAILAPQQGVTRDLKGTPTALIVNADNKVEQRELVANRTYGAYWLVEKGLNAGDRVITEGLQYVKPGVEVKVKAADNAKPADAGTAAAPAAAAGKGE; encoded by the coding sequence ATGCAACTTAAGCCAGCTGTTACCGCTCTGGTCACTGCCGTCGCCCTGGCATCGCTGCTCAGCGGATGTAAAAAGGAAGAAGCGGCTCCGCCCGCTCAAACCCCTCAGGTCGGCGTGGTCACCATTCAACCGCAAGCCTTCACCCTGACCACCGAGCTGCCGGGCCGCACCACGGCTTACCGCATCGCGGAGGTTCGTCCTCAGGTCAATGGCATCATTCTCAAGCGCCTGTTCAAGGAAGGCGGCGACGTGAAGGAAGGGCAACAGCTCTACCAGATCGACCCGTCGGTGTATGAAGCCACCCTGAAAAGCGCACAAGCGAGCCTGACCCAAACCAAGTCGATCACCGACCGCTACAAGCAGTTGGTCGATGAGCAAGCTGTCAGCCGTCAGGAATACGACACCGCCGTCGCCAACCGCATGACGTCCGAAGCCAATGTGCAAACCGCCCAGATCAATGTGCGCTACACCAAAGTGTTCGCGCCGATCTCCGGGCGTATTGGCCGTTCTTCGGTCACCGAAGGCGCACTGGTGAGCAATGGCCAGGCCGATGCCATGGCCGTGATCCAGCAACTGGACCCGATCTACGTCGACGTCACGCAGTCCTCGGCAGAAATGCTCAAACTGCGCCGCGACCTGGCAAGCGGCCAGCTGGAAAAATCCGGCGAAAACGCGGCCAAGGTCAAGCTGACCCTGGAAGACGGCACCGCTTACGGCCAGGACGGCAAGCTGGAGTTCTCCGAAGTGTCGGTCGACCAGACCACCGGTTCCGTGACCCTGCGCGCCGTGTTCCCGAACCCTGACCACACCCTGCTGCCGGGCATGTTCGTCCACGCCCAGCTGCAAGCCGGCGTGAACAGCAAGGCTATCCTGGCACCGCAACAAGGCGTGACCCGCGACCTGAAGGGCACGCCAACGGCGCTGATCGTCAACGCCGACAACAAGGTCGAGCAACGTGAGCTGGTGGCCAACCGTACGTACGGCGCCTACTGGCTGGTGGAAAAAGGCCTGAACGCCGGCGACCGTGTGATCACCGAAGGCTTGCAGTACGTCAAGCCGGGCGTCGAGGTCAAGGTCAAGGCAGCCGACAACGCTAAGCCTGCTGACGCTGGCACTGCTGCTGCTCCTGCTGCCGCTGCTGGCAAAGGGGAGTAA
- a CDS encoding MFS transporter produces the protein MPLSLLILALSAFAIGTTEFVIMGLLPDVAADLGVSIPGAGWLVTGYALGVAIGAPFMALATAKLPRKAALVALMGIFIVGNLLCALASDYNVLMFARVVTALCHGAFFGIGSVVAANLVPANKRASAVALMFTGLTLANVLGVPLGTALGQEAGWRSTFWAVTVIGVVALIGLIRFLPAKRDEEKLDMRAELAALKGAGIWLSLTMTALFAASMFTLFTYVAPLLGDVTGVSPKGVTWTLLLIGLGLTVGNIIGGKLADKRLAATLIGVFISMAVVSTVLTWTSVAVIPTEITLFLWATASFAAVPALQINVVTFGKAAPNLVSTLNIGAFNIGNALGAWVGGSVIAHGFGLTSVPLAAAALAILALLVTLITFRQSGDADLAPATN, from the coding sequence ATGCCCCTCTCGCTACTCATACTGGCCCTGAGCGCCTTCGCCATCGGCACCACCGAGTTCGTCATCATGGGCTTGCTGCCCGACGTGGCGGCGGACTTGGGCGTGTCGATTCCCGGCGCCGGCTGGCTGGTCACCGGCTACGCCCTGGGCGTGGCCATCGGCGCGCCCTTCATGGCACTGGCCACCGCCAAGCTGCCACGCAAGGCCGCCCTGGTAGCGTTGATGGGCATCTTTATTGTCGGCAACCTGCTCTGTGCGCTGGCCAGTGATTACAACGTGCTGATGTTTGCCCGTGTGGTCACCGCGCTGTGCCACGGTGCCTTCTTTGGTATCGGTTCGGTGGTCGCCGCCAACCTGGTGCCGGCCAACAAGCGCGCGTCGGCGGTAGCCTTGATGTTCACCGGCCTGACCCTGGCCAATGTACTCGGCGTACCGCTGGGCACCGCGCTGGGTCAGGAAGCCGGCTGGCGCTCGACCTTCTGGGCAGTGACCGTCATTGGTGTGGTGGCGCTGATCGGCCTGATCCGTTTCCTGCCGGCCAAGCGCGACGAAGAAAAACTCGACATGCGCGCCGAACTGGCCGCCCTCAAGGGCGCCGGCATCTGGTTGTCGCTGACCATGACCGCGCTGTTCGCCGCCTCCATGTTCACCCTCTTCACCTATGTCGCACCACTGCTTGGCGACGTCACCGGCGTGTCGCCCAAAGGCGTGACCTGGACCCTGCTGTTGATCGGCCTGGGCCTCACCGTGGGCAACATCATCGGCGGCAAGCTGGCGGACAAACGCCTGGCGGCCACCCTGATCGGCGTGTTCATCAGCATGGCGGTGGTCTCCACGGTGTTGACCTGGACCAGCGTCGCGGTGATCCCGACTGAAATCACCCTGTTCCTGTGGGCCACCGCCTCGTTCGCTGCCGTACCGGCGCTGCAAATCAACGTGGTGACCTTCGGCAAGGCGGCACCGAACCTGGTGTCCACCTTGAACATCGGCGCCTTCAACATCGGCAACGCCCTGGGCGCCTGGGTTGGCGGCAGTGTGATTGCCCACGGTTTCGGCCTGACCAGCGTGCCTCTGGCCGCTGCGGCCCTGGCGATTCTTGCCTTGCTGGTGACCTTGATTACTTTCCGTCAGAGCGGCGATGCCGACCTGGCCCCTGCGACCAACTGA
- a CDS encoding ArsR/SmtB family transcription factor: MSIDLDEIIKALAHPVRRDILTWLKDPKVQFPEQLHNHEYGICAGQIDQRCGLSQSTVSAHLATLQRAGLISSQKAGQWHFFKRNEEVIQAFLAALTTELSAEIIEPL; the protein is encoded by the coding sequence ATGTCCATCGACCTCGACGAAATAATAAAAGCACTGGCACACCCAGTACGACGAGACATTCTCACCTGGCTCAAAGACCCGAAAGTGCAGTTCCCAGAGCAATTGCACAACCACGAATACGGCATCTGCGCCGGGCAGATCGACCAGCGCTGCGGCTTGTCCCAGTCGACCGTGTCGGCCCACCTGGCCACCCTGCAACGCGCCGGGTTGATCAGCAGCCAGAAGGCCGGGCAGTGGCACTTTTTCAAGCGTAACGAGGAAGTGATCCAAGCATTCCTCGCGGCACTCACGACTGAACTCAGCGCCGAAATCATCGAACCGCTGTAA
- a CDS encoding lysophospholipid acyltransferase family protein, translating into MGRLRVYGRIARVLLVVALGLSMASVFGVFERLGVANSMVRRQRWSRFFMARLTNALPFRVTVHGELPQTPMLWVSNHVSWTDIPLLGMVTPMSFLSKAEVRTWPVAGWLAAKAGSLFIRRGSGDSQLIRKQMTRHLEQQHPLLMFPEGTTTDGRSLRTFHGRLLASAIDADVSLQPVAIRYLRDGQVDPLAPFIGDDDLLSHLMRLFANDQGDVEIHVLTPIACAGQERAALAFQAQQAVQKALFGPLPETEHVAVRPAFAA; encoded by the coding sequence ATGGGCCGCCTGCGTGTGTACGGGCGCATCGCCCGAGTGCTGCTGGTGGTCGCGCTGGGCTTGAGCATGGCCAGTGTGTTCGGCGTGTTCGAGCGTTTGGGTGTGGCCAACTCAATGGTGCGGCGCCAGCGCTGGTCGCGGTTTTTCATGGCGCGGCTGACCAACGCCCTGCCCTTTCGCGTGACAGTCCACGGTGAGTTGCCGCAAACGCCGATGCTGTGGGTGAGCAATCACGTGTCCTGGACCGATATTCCGCTGCTGGGCATGGTCACGCCGATGTCGTTTTTGTCCAAGGCCGAAGTGCGCACCTGGCCGGTGGCCGGCTGGTTGGCGGCCAAGGCCGGTAGCCTGTTTATCCGCCGGGGTTCGGGCGACAGCCAGTTGATCCGCAAGCAGATGACCCGTCACCTGGAACAACAGCACCCGCTGCTGATGTTCCCTGAGGGCACCACCACCGACGGGCGCAGCCTGCGCACCTTTCACGGACGCTTGCTGGCCAGTGCGATTGATGCAGACGTGTCACTGCAACCGGTGGCGATCCGTTACCTGCGCGACGGGCAAGTGGACCCGCTGGCACCGTTTATCGGCGATGACGATTTGCTCTCGCACCTGATGCGCCTGTTTGCCAATGACCAGGGCGATGTGGAAATCCATGTGCTCACGCCGATTGCCTGTGCCGGGCAGGAACGCGCAGCGCTGGCGTTCCAGGCGCAACAGGCGGTTCAGAAAGCGTTGTTTGGGCCGTTGCCGGAAACTGAGCACGTGGCGGTGCGACCGGCGTTTGCGGCCTAA